In Colletotrichum higginsianum IMI 349063 chromosome 1, whole genome shotgun sequence, the DNA window GATTCCTTCGGCATTTCTGAAAGAATAGGTATCAGTGGATTTACATGAGCTGGAGCCTAAACCAGGGTACAGCATCGCCTTCCGTTGATTGTGTGCGGTCCATCACATTGTGCGCCAGCAGAACCCTCATATGAACCGACCTTTTCGATTTTTATTCTAATGTGACGAGTCATCtacgaagaaaaaaaccgGTGTCATACACCCATGCACATCCAGCCTTCCATTGATACCAAACGAGAGAAGTAGTTGCAGCTGTTCTGTATATTCCagcgcgggggggggggatgcaAGTCACACACCAGTTCAGTCCCTTCCCAAATGCAAACTTATCGTCTTGACGGTCTGGCATCCGACCGAGAGCCACTGTAGCTAGCAAATAGATCCCTCCATCCTGCAACTCCAATGCTAAAACACCTGTCGCCAGATTCTGGATACTCAAAATGTGAAAAAAGTATGAATATGGTCACACATCCATGTCCGCCAAGATGTCCCAACAATCTCACATGACAGTAcacttcttctcctttgcTGGCTTGCCGTGTATGTCGCTTCTACTTGTCCCGGACACCTCGGTCCACGCCGCAGAGCTGGCAGCGTCGTGATCAGCcatcttgttcttgttcttcttcttctttgaaCCATTCCAGCCCCGTCGTTTGGCATCCTTGATGTTCTTAGCTGCGCTCCGCTCAGCACGACTGGGTCTTCTGCCGACCGACGAGTGTGACTGTCTACCCACGGATGGCGCTGATGGTGCCTGTAGCCACGCTGGTATGAGGCTCCTGCTGCCGGATGTCTCGACATTAGTGTTGGCACTGAAAATGGTCTCGAGACGTTCCACGGTAGGCTGCACAGGGCCCGACTGAGTCGGTCGTGGGTGACGCGGAATGGGGGCTAACAGGGGCATTTCATTTCTGCGATTCGACTGATGCCGTGTAGGCGCGTCATAGGCGCCCGTTACGCCGCTGGGCGTGCTTATGATCAGCGGCTGATCCTCAATCGGCGGGCTGCTGCCGCCATGGCCTGACATTTGAGGTTGCAACTCAGGCTGAGCAATAGGTTGCGGTACAGATGCCCGGCGAGAACCAGGTCTGCGGCTGCCAACCGGAACGCGCTGGACTGAGCTGAAGTTGCTGgaccaaggccgagatgAGAGCCGCTGCTCGTCACCTGGGAGACTAGCCATTTGGTTCCCGCTGGGAGTGTGTGATAACGCATCTCCCATGATATCGTCAACCCTGGCATTGACCGGAGGGGCAGAGTACGGGTGGCTGTTCAAGGGTCCGCCCTCTGGTCGCAGTCGAGGGTCCTCCAGTGGTTGAGCAGATCTTGGCCAGGTTTGTGCGTTGGACAAGCGCCTAATCAGCGGCACATTGACACCAGAGGCTGACTGAGGCTGTTGTAACTCCGCGGCGGTCGCAGACGTATTCGAGGGTATCTGCAGGCCCAAAGATGGGGGTGACGACGATGCCTGCTGGGCAGCCGAAGGCGTGACGGGCGAGTCTCCGAGGGCATCCCTTTGAGATTCTTGCAGCACATCATCATTCGCTGCCCGAGTCACTGAATGTTCGCTGACCATGCGCTGATCCTCGGGCGAGATGGCTTCAGCTTCACTGGGCCTCCTTGCAGCTACACGCGGCGAGTCCGGTGGCGAGACGTCGTAaatgtcctcgtcggcgttAACGTGAGCAAAGGGGGTAGGCGTCGGGCGAGTCGAAGAATCCGCAGTGCGCGGTCGACTTATCATCGTCGTGTCGCTGGCAATACGGAGATGATGGGTGGCATTGGCAGGCGGGCTGCTGGCAGGCTCCTGGTAACTCAGAGGGCGACCGGAAGTCTGAAAAGAGCTAGGCCGGCCTGGAAGGGGCCAAGCCGGTGATCTGATGGCCGGCGCAGCTGTTTGAGTCCTTGCTGGCTGACTTTGAATCTGCACGCCCCCGGGAGTGATGACGGCGGTTCGCAGAAATGCAGGCAAGTCGCCAGGGTCATCTTTCTggtacggcggcggcggaggaacCCAATTGTCTGCATCACTCTCGTGCGGGTGCTCGCGCCGGCCATCAGCTCGCCGATACTCTACCGGTCCGGCAGCTGGCGCTTGCGGATTGCGGCTTCGGTTCATAGCAGCAGCGGTGGCTGCACGACGAAGAGTATTGGTCGATCGGGGCCCATCATGCGAGTAAGGGGCTTCCacggcttcctcggcctcctcttcctcgatcATCGAAGCAGATTCGCCTGCTTGGGGAACCAAAGACGACATTGACTCCTGAACGTTGatccgcggcggcgcgccgaTGCGTCTTGGAATGAGCGGATCGTCATCGTCCACTTCGTTCCCAGCTTCGTGTTCCTCTCTGGACTGCGGTATGGATGGTATGGGTGGTATGGGTGGCATGGGAGGCATGGAAGGCAATGGGGGCAAGGTATTCCCCCGGCCTGCCGCACTCGTAGCTGCACGCATCAAGGCGCCGCGGTCTCCCCGCCTTTGAGCGACGGTTCTGCGACGTACAATGGCCACCTCGGTGTCTATGTCCCTCTGTTCCTCTTCGAGTACTTCGGGCTCTTTTGTCCCTACCTCGATCTCGATCTCTGTTCTTTGCCCATCGTCAGGGCCGTAATC includes these proteins:
- a CDS encoding F-box domain-containing protein, with amino-acid sequence MMDHSTDSHRQREPEPRPSIDKSPILAPDPAFDRLPDEIIQQILQLTDPDSFASLILLNSKWRSVSQQAQLYALHLSKCQSYSSSHPPLCEADVRDEDLPRLRRLFAREVKRNLFEAYLRPRETVIKLISNSISSSSCPGGEGMQFIPSPRGHHILAYNSSRIYVLDVRGKHIDVKREFKILRRPVSTCIKDDGSMLAVLSSEMQVDLYDLEQSPPRRTQSLILDNPPRTIALSPCGSVLAAAYEGGIEVSLVNPGALPTDRRAVKCDGVDALSFSFDGTQILGTTIHSSPPTTVILTAPYYDPGNQIADESISALWTTSILFPNTSRDCSHAVLLQDSGQEEASWTFTYDRSFETFRAVRIDDLRNGTTYFTGPKPDPGSQAKLTPCTLPAATFHGDLVSAGFQGKDIWLYGVPEDLDAVPDFNAAGADGLSALAGQGRRNSGPPSRSSSSRAQENPRVPQWQILCDKLRNTFVWGTKVAELDGVGTVKWVAGFGDSSAQERLVITARGISPGKSVIEEDDIDFIDGGRVTLLDFDYGPDDGQRTEIEIEVGTKEPEVLEEEQRDIDTEVAIVRRRTVAQRRGDRGALMRAATSAAGRGNTLPPLPSMPPMPPIPPIPSIPQSREEHEAGNEVDDDDPLIPRRIGAPPRINVQESMSSLVPQAGESASMIEEEEAEEAVEAPYSHDGPRSTNTLRRAATAAAMNRSRNPQAPAAGPVEYRRADGRREHPHESDADNWVPPPPPYQKDDPGDLPAFLRTAVITPGGVQIQSQPARTQTAAPAIRSPAWPLPGRPSSFQTSGRPLSYQEPASSPPANATHHLRIASDTTMISRPRTADSSTRPTPTPFAHVNADEDIYDVSPPDSPRVAARRPSEAEAISPEDQRMVSEHSVTRAANDDVLQESQRDALGDSPVTPSAAQQASSSPPSLGLQIPSNTSATAAELQQPQSASGVNVPLIRRLSNAQTWPRSAQPLEDPRLRPEGGPLNSHPYSAPPVNARVDDIMGDALSHTPSGNQMASLPGDEQRLSSRPWSSNFSSVQRVPVGSRRPGSRRASVPQPIAQPELQPQMSGHGGSSPPIEDQPLIISTPSGVTGAYDAPTRHQSNRRNEMPLLAPIPRHPRPTQSGPVQPTVERLETIFSANTNVETSGSRSLIPAWLQAPSAPSVGRQSHSSVGRRPSRAERSAAKNIKDAKRRGWNGSKKKKNKNKMADHDAASSAAWTEVSGTSRSDIHGKPAKEKKCTVM